A stretch of DNA from Nitrospira sp. KM1:
GACGCCAGAATGCGAACGCATACCCACCCCGACCAAAGACACTTTGGCAATGGCATCTGTCACCGACACGGACTTGGCTCCAATGTCCTTCGAGGCAGCTTCAATGATCGGCACAGCTCGTTTGACGTCGACACGTGGAATCGTAAATGAAAAATCCGTGAGAGAAGCGTGACTGACGTTCTGAATGATCATGTCGACCACAATATTTGCCTTGGCCACCGTGCCCAATAACGCTGCCGCGATGCCCGGTTTATCAGGCACACCCACAATGGTCACTTTGGCCTGATTGCGATCACCCGTTACTCCCGAAACGGCGACGGCTTCCATATCGGTATCTTCGCGAGTCACGAGCGTCCCCTTCCCCTCCTTAAAACTGGAGTTCACTTCCAATGGTACATTGAATTTTGCCGCGAATTCCACCGACCGGCTCTGTAGCACTTTAGCACCGAGACTTGCCATTTCCAGCATTTCTTCATATGAGATTTTTTCCAGACGTCTCGCTGCAGGAACAATGTTCGGATCCGTCGTGTACACCCCATCAACGTCCGTAAAAATCACACACCGATCCGCCCGTAAGGCTCCTGCCAATGCAACAGCGGTGAGATCAGACCCTCCGCGTCCAAGTGTCGTCACATCGGACTGTTGATTGATCCCTTGAAAACCGGCCACAACGGGGGTAACGCCCCTCTCCAGAGCTTCTCGAATGCGATCCGCGGTCACTCTGGTAATGCGGGCCTTCGTATGCGCATTGTCAGTCATGATTCCGACCTGTCGGCCGGTAAATGATCGGGCATCGAGTCCACGGCCGCGCAATGCCATCGCCAGGAGCGCGATGGTGACGCGTTCGCCCGTTGACAGAAGCATATCCAGCTCACGTTCATCAGGAAGGGCGGTCATTTCGTGTGCGAGCTTCAGCAGTCGGTCGGTCTCTCCGCTCATCGCAGACAATACGACCACCACGCGATTGCCGTCCTTGACCGCCCGTTCGATCCGATCCGCAACTCGATGGATGCGTTCGATCGTTCCGACGGATGTTCCGCCGTATTTCTGAACGACCAGAGCCATGGGATCAGGCGCTCTTTGAGAAAAGGCGCACGACGAACTTCGTGGCATCACGTTGAGGTAAGGGCGAAGATTGCGCGTCGGCTTCTGTGAAGCGCCGTTTGGTCGGTGACTCGGATTTCTGTGAGCTGTCGTAGTATGCATAAAACCACTGGCCTGGCAGCACCTTATCCTGCGCGGTTCCAGGGTCACAGACAATGAGCAGACGATAGGGTCCGAGCGCATTGAGCCCTTCGACGAACGGCCCGATATATTCACGATCGATGTCTTCGATCGCGCGGAGCTTGGCCTTGACCTCCGTGCCGTACACCACTTCATCGGGTAGTTCCAGATGGATATAGGCGAAGTCCTTCGCACGCAGTTGTTCAAGTGCCCTGCGCGCCTGTGTGCGCCAATCCGCCGCTGCCAGATTTTCTCCGTCCGTCCCATTGCCGAGACCGGCCATCATTCCCAATCCACGATGAACATCACTGGACGACACGACAGCTCCCGATACCCGGAACCGTTCCGTCAAGCTCGGCCAGACAACGGCACGTCCTTCTCCCCACAGCCACAGGCAGTTGGCCGGTTTGTTCCCCGCCTCAATCCGTTCGTCATTTAGCGGATGGCCTCTGAGAATCAACAGGGACGCATCCATCAATTTACGCAACATGTCCGCTCCGTCGCCGCTGGGCAGGGCGTCCCCCAACGGTCGGCCAACCAATGACTGCGGATCCATACAAACCGCCCTCGGTTTACCATTGACCCACACCATGAGATGACGGTGACCGGATCCTGGATAGAACTGAATAACCTCTGACCCAAGTTGTTCATTCACCGCAT
This window harbors:
- a CDS encoding phosphoglycerate mutase: MKYVILHAGGMADAPRQELAGATPLQAASTPNLDRITQTGELGLLMLPESSRYGSGWTGTAILGYEPKKHYQGPGPLEAVSLGVAVGEHDVVYRCTMVTLKGEPHSSSKTGNEFKKLGPQLVMDDATAGLITTAEARELIDAVNEQLGSEVIQFYPGSGHRHLMVWVNGKPRAVCMDPQSLVGRPLGDALPSGDGADMLRKLMDASLLILRGHPLNDERIEAGNKPANCLWLWGEGRAVVWPSLTERFRVSGAVVSSSDVHRGLGMMAGLGNGTDGENLAAADWRTQARRALEQLRAKDFAYIHLELPDEVVYGTEVKAKLRAIEDIDREYIGPFVEGLNALGPYRLLIVCDPGTAQDKVLPGQWFYAYYDSSQKSESPTKRRFTEADAQSSPLPQRDATKFVVRLFSKSA
- a CDS encoding aspartate kinase — encoded protein: MALVVQKYGGTSVGTIERIHRVADRIERAVKDGNRVVVVLSAMSGETDRLLKLAHEMTALPDERELDMLLSTGERVTIALLAMALRGRGLDARSFTGRQVGIMTDNAHTKARITRVTADRIREALERGVTPVVAGFQGINQQSDVTTLGRGGSDLTAVALAGALRADRCVIFTDVDGVYTTDPNIVPAARRLEKISYEEMLEMASLGAKVLQSRSVEFAAKFNVPLEVNSSFKEGKGTLVTREDTDMEAVAVSGVTGDRNQAKVTIVGVPDKPGIAAALLGTVAKANIVVDMIIQNVSHASLTDFSFTIPRVDVKRAVPIIEAASKDIGAKSVSVTDAIAKVSLVGVGMRSHSGVAAKMFEILAREGVNIMMISTSEIKISCVIDEKYLELAMRALHTAFELDRGSSGDRSGVSSTVR